In a genomic window of Flavobacterium crassostreae:
- the pepT gene encoding peptidase T: MQHIIDRFISYVTVDTESDPNSTTTPSTAKQWDLANQLFEELKTIGLEEVTIDEKSYIMATLPSNVSHEVPTIGFVAHFDTTPDFTGANVKPQIISNYDGKDIVLNADQNIVLSPSYFKDLLQYKGQTLITTDGTTLLGADDKAGVTEIVTAMEYLINNPDIKHGKIRICFTPDEEIGRGAHHFDVAKFGAEWAYTMDGSQIGELEFENFNAAGAKITFKGKSVHPGYAKGKLINSMLLATDFINALPKGETPEETKGYEGFFHVHHITGTIEETVVELIIRDHNKKKFEKRKEKVQKITHKINKKFAKQFGEDIVITQIKDQYFNMKEKVVPVKHIVDIAEKAMIALNIKPIIKPIRGGTDGSQLSYMGLPCPNIFAGGHNFHGKYEYVPVESMQRAVEVIAKIAELTALPNFGLDAPKSKKKK, encoded by the coding sequence ATGCAACATATCATCGATCGTTTCATCAGTTATGTAACTGTTGACACAGAATCAGACCCAAACTCAACAACCACTCCTAGTACAGCAAAACAATGGGATTTGGCAAACCAACTTTTTGAAGAACTTAAAACCATTGGACTAGAAGAGGTGACCATTGACGAAAAATCATACATCATGGCAACCCTACCTAGCAATGTATCTCACGAAGTGCCCACGATAGGTTTTGTTGCCCACTTTGATACCACTCCAGATTTTACAGGCGCAAACGTAAAACCGCAAATTATTTCCAATTATGACGGTAAAGATATTGTCTTAAATGCCGATCAAAACATCGTTTTATCTCCTAGTTATTTTAAGGATCTACTACAATACAAAGGACAAACACTAATTACCACAGACGGAACGACCTTATTAGGTGCCGATGACAAAGCAGGAGTTACTGAAATTGTTACCGCCATGGAATACTTAATCAACAACCCGGATATCAAACACGGCAAAATACGTATTTGTTTTACACCTGATGAAGAAATAGGCCGTGGTGCGCATCATTTTGATGTAGCTAAATTTGGTGCAGAATGGGCCTACACCATGGACGGAAGCCAAATTGGGGAATTAGAGTTTGAAAATTTTAATGCCGCTGGAGCTAAAATTACTTTCAAAGGAAAAAGTGTACATCCAGGATACGCCAAAGGCAAATTGATCAACTCTATGTTGTTGGCTACTGATTTTATAAATGCTTTACCTAAAGGAGAAACTCCAGAAGAAACTAAGGGATACGAAGGTTTTTTTCATGTACACCATATAACAGGTACTATTGAAGAAACAGTTGTAGAGCTAATCATTAGAGATCACAACAAGAAAAAGTTTGAAAAGAGAAAAGAAAAAGTTCAAAAAATAACCCACAAAATCAACAAAAAGTTTGCAAAACAATTTGGTGAAGATATTGTAATCACCCAAATCAAAGACCAGTATTTCAATATGAAAGAAAAAGTGGTTCCTGTAAAACACATTGTGGATATTGCCGAAAAAGCAATGATAGCACTAAACATCAAACCCATCATTAAGCCTATTCGTGGAGGTACTGATGGATCCCAACTATCTTATATGGGGTTGCCATGTCCTAATATTTTTGCAGGTGGTCATAATTTTCATGGTAAGTACGAATATGTTCCGGTAGAAAGCATGCAAAGAGCCGTTGAGGTAATTGCAAAAATTGCCGAACTAACCGCCTTGCCTAATTTTGGCCTAGACGCGCCCAAGTCTAAAAAGAAAAAATAG